Proteins encoded within one genomic window of Saccharomyces mikatae IFO 1815 strain IFO1815 genome assembly, chromosome: 15:
- the AVO1 gene encoding Avo1p (similar to Saccharomyces cerevisiae AVO1 (YOL078W); ancestral locus Anc_3.126) yields the protein MDTMTVLNELRAQFLRVCPEKDQMKRIIKPYIPIDEFNTEQWLDPSIRELYTNSHGVSLLPELESPPISKDFMENYASLGKMRIMRENEGQKGNTNQNLIRTEKAEENEEEKRNQQDKSAKNTLIVEDNGTLRYNPLNSPISDSLLIGDDHTSGKNQKTSSKEDLYLNSSIELQKKSSKRSSLPFVRIFKSRRDHSNTSGNKNTISTAATRTKTPNLHPTGARHNKKGSKFDMNFDFDENLEEEDDDDDDDEEGDDIHSQFFQLDNEFDAESSGASSFQKGSNGILNNKNNTSYTNNRNSISILDDRESSNGNLGSVTRLKPHFPTSQKGKNFLVESKNDGQKPDSLNVNKSVNGEGGSTGGNASIGRDGLTETESNNISDMESYINEKDLDDLNFDTVTSNINKTVSDLGGHESVIDGTADTNRDSSSHVNDDEFSAQNHDRITPGSSYGKSLLGSEYSEEHYLNNGSSTMESGEMSIDSDIQTNTIPSHSIPMSMQKYGIYHGDDDSTLNNVFDKAVLTMNSSRHPKERRDTAISAKEPTSFASSNRKLSVSSNLTSTRSPLFRGHGRTSSTVSSEHMKVPKFSDGVSHRARKSTLSLKQDHTQSNVSSNAHKSSKEGNILIEKSTDYLEFKPKTSQLSNMFNKKKKITNTNSVDVLEYFSFVCGDKVPNYESMGLEIYIQASKKYKRHSFTTKVRKSSTIFEVIGFALFLYSTEKKPNSFEEDGLTVEDISNPNNFALKIVDEDGEPFEDNFGKLDRKSTIQSISDSEVVLCKVDNAEKTRNENETPLPFDIGGSLMDASAIDANSNNDTTEGTINQLSFYKPIIGNEDDTDKANGSKIIDVTVFLYPNVNPKFNYTTISVLVTSRVNDILVKYCKMKNMDPNEYALKVLGKNYILDLNDTVLRLDGINKVELISKKDARELHLEKMKPDLKKPVLPTIQSNDLTPLTLEPLNSYLKADAGGAVAAVPENAKLTSKAKKISAKYKLSLAKQHSSSSVASGNGSITGGLANGNGFFKNKNSSKSSLHGTLQFHNLNRSQSTMEHTPDTPSGVGDNFQDLFTGAYHKYKVWRRQQMSFINKHERTLAIDGDYIYIVPPEGRMHWHDNVKTKSLHISQVVLVKKSKRVPEHFKIFVRREGQDDIKRYYFEAVSNQECTEIVTRLQNLLSAYRMNHK from the coding sequence ATGGATACGATGACAGTGTTGAATGAACTTCGGGCTCAGTTTCTGCGAGTATGCCCGGAGAAAGATcagatgaaaagaataataaaaccATACATTCCTATCGATGAATTCAATACAGAGCAGTGGTTAGATCCTTCTATTCGTGAACTGTATACAAACTCACACGGAGTAAGCCTTTTGCCTGAGCTAGAATCTCCACCGATATCTAAGGATTTCATGGAGAACTATGCTTCGTTAGGGAAAATGAGGATAATGAGAGAGAATGAAGGACAAAAAGGGAACACTAACCAGAACTTGATACGAACAGAGAAGGCTGAGGAAaatgaggaagaaaaacGGAATCAGCAGGACAAAAGTGCTAAAAACACTCTGATAGTAGAAGATAACGGAACACTTCGCTATAATCCACTAAATTCGCCTATTTCGGATTCTCTCTTAATTGGTGATGACCATACTAGTGGAAAAAATCAGAAGACGTCCTCAAAGGAAGATTTGTATTTAAATAGCTCGATAGAAttacaaaagaaatctaGCAAGAGATCATCCCTTCCTTTTGTAAGGATATTCAAAAGTCGAAGGGACCACTCGAACACTTCTGGAAATAAGAATACTATCAGCACAGCTGCtacaagaacaaaaacacCAAATTTGCATCCAACTGGTGCACGTCACAATAAGAAAGGCAGTAAGTTTGATATGAATTTTGACTTCGATGAAAACTTAGAAGAGGAggatgacgatgacgatgacgacGAGGAAGGTGACGATATACATtcacaattttttcaattagaTAATGAATTTGATGCGGAAAGTTCTGGAGCCAGTTCATTCCAAAAAGGCTCCAATGGCATATTAAATAATAAGAACAACACCTCCTACACAAATAACAGAAATAGCATCAGTATTCTCGATGATCGAGAAAGTTCAAATGGAAATTTGGGAAGCGTTACAAGGTTAAAACCACATTTTCCAACAAGCCAAAAGGGAAAGAATTTTCTAGTGGAGAGCAAAAACGATGGACAAAAACCAGATTCGTTGAACGTCAATAAAAGTGTAAATGGAGAGGGAGGCAGCACCGGCGGAAATGCATCTATCGGTAGGGATGGTTTAACGGAAACGGAAAGTAACAATATTTCTGATATGGAGTCATACATAAACGAGAAAGACTTAGATGATTTGAACTTTGATACAGTGACCTCTAACATCAACAAAACTGTTTCAGATTTGGGAGGACATGAATCGGTGATTGATGGAACAGCAGACACAAACCGGGATTCTAGCAGTCATgttaatgatgatgaatttaGTGCTCAAAATCACGATCGAATCACCCCTGGTTCATCATATGGGAAGTCTCTTTTAGGGTCTGAATACTCCGAAGAACACTACTTGAATAATGGATCATCGACTATGGAAAGCGGTGAAATGTCTATTGATTCAGACATACAAACTAATACTATACCTTCTCATTCCATACCGATGTCGATGCAAAAATACGGCATTTATCATGGTGACGATGACTCTACTTTGAACAACGTCTTTGATAAGGCTGTACTAACTATGAACTCATCGCGGCACCCCAAGGAAAGGCGTGATACTGCTATATCTGCAAAAGAGCCAACATCCTTTGCCAGTTCTAATAGAAAATTGTCTGTTAGCTCGAATTTAACATCGACAAGATCTCCCCTTTTTCGAGGACATGGGAGAACTTCATCAACAGTAAGTAGTGAACATATGAAAGTCCCGAAGTTCTCTGACGGTGTTTCACATagagcaagaaaaagtacACTGTCATTGAAGCAAGATCATACTCAATCCAATGTTTCCTCAAATGCTCATAAGAGCTCAAAAGAGGGGAACATTCTTATTGAGAAAAGTACTGATTATTTAGAGTTCAAACCTAAAACATCGCAGTTGTCAAATATGttcaacaaaaagaaaaaaataaccaATACTAATTCTGTAGATGTATTGGagtatttttcctttgtatGCGGTGATAAAGTGCCAAATTATGAATCAATGGGTCTcgaaatatatatacaagcttcaaagaaatataaaagacACTCATTTACGACAAAAGTCCGAAAATCTTCCACCATCTTCGAAGTAATTGGTTTTGCTTTGTTTCTGTATTccactgaaaaaaaacccaatagttttgaagaagatggatTGACAGTGGAAGACATCTCTAATCCGAATAATTTCGCCTTGAAGAttgttgatgaagatgGTGAACCATTTGAGGATAACTTTGGTAAACTTGATAGAAAGAGCACTATACAATCAATTTCGGACAGCGAAGTTGTGCTATGTAAGGTCGATAATGCCGAGAAAACccgaaatgaaaatgaaacacCTTTACCATTTGATATTGGTGGTAGCCTAATGGATGCTTCGGCAATTGATGCTAACAGTAATAACGATACAACTGAAGGCACTATCAATCAACTGAGTTTCTACAAACCTATAATAGGTAATGAAGACGACACAGATAAGGCCAATGGTTCAAAGATCATTGACGTAACAGTGTTTTTATATCCTAACGTGAATCCCAAATTTAATTATACCACCATTAGCGTTTTAGTGACCTCACGCGTCAATGACATTTTGGTTAAATATTGtaaaatgaagaatatggATCCTAATGAGTATGCTTTGAAAGTACTGGGTAAGAACTATATACTAGATTTGAATGATACAGTATTAAGGCTCGATGGAATTAATAAGGTGGAACTTATCTCTAAAAAGGATGCAAGAGAGCTGCATTTGGAAAAGATGAAGCCGGACCTAAAGAAGCCCGTTTTGCCAACGATCCAAAGTAATGATTTAACTCCGTTGACTTTGGAACCTCTGAACTCATATCTGAAAGCGGATGCTGGAGGAGCTGTTGCTGCCGTTCCTGAAAACGCAAAACTGACATCTAAGGCTAAGAAGATTTCCGCAAAGTATAAGCTTAGTTTAGCAAAACAACACTCATCCTCAAGTGTTGCTAGTGGGAATGGTTCAATTACTGGAGGCCTAGCAAATGGAAATGGGTTtttcaagaacaagaattcATCGAAATCCTCTTTGCATGGGACATTACAGTTTCATAATTTAAACCGTTCACAGAGCACGATGGAGCATACCCCGGACACCCCCAGTGGGGTTGGTGATAACTTTCAAGATCTCTTCACCGGAGCTTATCATAAATACAAAGTATGGAGAAGGCAACAAATGTCATTCATAAACAAGCATGAAAGAACGCTGGCCATTGACGGCGATTACATATACATCGTACCTCCAGAGGGACGTATGCATTGGCATGATAATGTAAAGACCAAGTCACTACATATCAGCCAAGTGGTTCTTGtcaaaaaatctaaaagaGTTCCAGAgcatttcaaaattttcgTAAGAAGAGAGGGGCAAGACGACATCAAAAGATACTACTTCGAAGCGGTTTCGAATCAAGAGTGTACTGAAATTGTGACTCGGTTACAAAACTTGTTAAGTGCATATAGAATGAACCACAAATAA
- the ATP19 gene encoding F1F0 ATP synthase subunit k (similar to Saccharomyces cerevisiae ATP19 (YOL077W-A); ancestral locus Anc_3.128): MGAAYHFMGKAIPPHQLAIGTLGLLSLLVIPNPFKSAKAKTVDIKTDNKDEEQFIENYLKKHLERQDA; this comes from the coding sequence ATGGGTGCTGCTTATCATTTCATGGGGAAAGCTATCCCCCCACATCAACTAGCTATTGGAACATTAGGACTATTAAGTTTATTGGTTATTCCAAATCCTTTCAAAAGTGCTAAGGCAAAAACTGTTGATATCAAAACTGACaataaagatgaagaacaattcattgaaaacTACTTGAAGAAACATTTAGAAAGGCAAGATGCGTAA
- the BRX1 gene encoding ribosome biogenesis protein BRX1 (similar to Saccharomyces cerevisiae BRX1 (YOL077C); ancestral locus Anc_3.129): MSSIYKALAGKSKDSKFEKKQGNVKQFMNKQRTLLISSRGVNYRHRHLIQDLSGLLPHSRKEPKLDTKKDLQQLNEIAELYNCNNVLFFEARKHQDLYLWLSKPPNGPTIKFYIQNLHTMDELNFTGNCLKGSRPVLSFDQRFESSPHYQLIKELLVHNFGVPPNARKSKPFIDHVMSFSIVDDKIWVRTYEISHSTKNKEEYEDGEEDISLVEIGPRFVMTVILILEGSFGGPKIYENKQYVSPNVVRAQIKQQAAEEAKSRADAAVERKIKRRENIIAADPLSNDALFK; this comes from the coding sequence ATGTCTTCTATCTACAAGGCCCTTGCAGGAAAGAGCAAAGATagtaaatttgaaaagaagcaaGGCAATGTCAAGCAATTTATGAACAAGCAAAGAACACTTTTGATTTCGAGTAGAGGTGTTAACTACAGACATCGTCATTTAATTCAAGATTTAAGCGGTTTATTACCTCATTCTAGGAAGGAGCCTAAATTGGATACCAAGAAAGATCTTCAACAATTAAACGAAATCGCTGAGTTGTATAATTGTAATAATGTTCTATTCTTCGAGGCCAGAAAACATCAAGATTTGTATCTATGGTTATCTAAACCACCAAATGGACCTACTATTAAATTTTACATTCAAAACTTGCATACCATGGATGAATTGAATTTCACAGGTAACTGTTTAAAGGGTTCTCGTCCAGTATTGTCATTTGACCAGCGTTTCGAATCTTCCCCACACTATCAATTGATTAAGGAGTTGTTAGTACACAACTTTGGCGTGCCACCAAATGCTAGAAAGTCCAAGCCCTTTATCGATCACGTCATGTCCTTCAGTATCGTGGATGATAAGATATGGGTGAGAACATACGAGATCTCACATAGTactaaaaacaaagaagaatatgaagatGGTGAGGAGGACATATCATTGGTGGAAATTGGTCCCAGATTCGTTATGACTGTCATTTTGATTCTAGAAGGTTCATTTGGTGGTCCAAAGATCTACGAAAATAAACAGTATGTTTCACCAAATGTCGTAAGAGCTCAAATTAAACAACAAGCTGCTGAAGAGGCGAAATCTAGAGCCGATGCTGCCGTGGAGAGGAAGATtaagagaagagaaaatatcattGCTGCGGATCCTTTATCAAATGACGCTTTATTTAAATAA